Proteins encoded together in one Flavobacteriales bacterium window:
- a CDS encoding sugar transferase, with product MGKRAFDLIASASALLALSPLMLLIALVVAIGSRGGAFFRQVRVGKGGKEFRLLKFRTMRPGSEAGGQITVGGRDPRITRIGYVLRKTKLDELPQLVNIVMGDMSIVGPRPEVPRYVALYSEEQRQVLSVRPGLTSLASIAYIDENEVLGRASDPERAYVEEVMPAKLALDRRYVRERSMWLDLRIIARTALRLIN from the coding sequence ATGGGCAAGCGCGCGTTCGACCTGATCGCATCGGCCAGCGCGCTGCTGGCGCTCTCCCCGCTCATGCTGCTGATCGCCCTCGTCGTGGCCATCGGATCGCGGGGCGGCGCCTTCTTCCGGCAAGTGCGCGTGGGCAAAGGCGGTAAGGAATTCCGGCTGCTGAAGTTCCGCACCATGCGACCCGGCAGCGAGGCTGGCGGCCAGATCACCGTGGGTGGCCGCGACCCGCGCATCACGCGCATCGGCTACGTGCTCCGCAAGACCAAGCTTGATGAGCTGCCGCAGCTCGTGAACATCGTCATGGGCGACATGAGCATCGTGGGACCTCGTCCCGAAGTGCCTCGCTACGTGGCGCTCTATTCCGAGGAGCAACGACAGGTGCTCAGCGTAAGGCCCGGGCTCACCAGCCTGGCCAGCATCGCGTACATCGATGAGAACGAAGTGCTGGGCCGCGCCAGCGATCCAGAGCGCGCGTACGTGGAAGAGGTGATGCCGGCGAAACTCGCGCTCGATCGGCGGTATGTCCGGGAGCGCAGCATGTGGCTCGATCTGCGGATCATCGCTCGAACCGCGCTTCGATTGATCAACTGA
- a CDS encoding T9SS type A sorting domain-containing protein, with product MRKQGVLLPNSLALPALLASQPGDHAVGLGAMVHNFGSEDIAWLSLHAVIEQDGESVYDEATLPFALAPGDSVLAQLPDWTQPAFSGNYQLTYHVVALNDQHALDNQYTVPLHYADRYALAPVEQASGTPVSTVGMQPAQSAGAYESCIHFRDAHASRIAVTGMDRQVSVNEPLTIAGDGVITRVYEWQDPFVTMDDAGFGFSQLSLIHDEEHVVTASGNSAMVHFPFTEPLLLQDNARYLFCTVTSNPTVFFGFHEHVHYGLNEAVYGQPTSPISNGGNWFIGFTGGPVASLGLRTADAASIGIEEAASPRLSAYPNPSAGIFQLMIESTQPVQLIARDALGREVLRQRTTAGRAVVDLTGRPAGVYMLSMQGSSAARALRLVVE from the coding sequence GTGCGCAAGCAGGGCGTGCTGCTGCCCAATAGCCTCGCGTTGCCCGCCTTGCTCGCCTCACAGCCTGGCGACCACGCTGTGGGGCTGGGCGCCATGGTGCACAACTTCGGCTCCGAGGACATCGCCTGGCTCTCATTGCACGCCGTGATCGAACAGGATGGTGAGAGCGTGTATGATGAAGCCACTTTGCCCTTCGCCCTTGCGCCCGGCGATAGCGTGCTGGCGCAGCTTCCGGATTGGACGCAGCCCGCCTTCAGCGGCAATTATCAGCTCACCTATCACGTGGTGGCCCTCAACGATCAGCACGCCTTGGACAATCAGTACACCGTTCCGCTGCATTACGCCGACCGGTACGCCTTGGCGCCTGTTGAACAAGCCTCAGGCACACCCGTGAGCACCGTGGGCATGCAGCCCGCCCAAAGCGCGGGAGCGTACGAGAGCTGCATCCACTTCCGCGACGCGCATGCCTCGCGAATCGCGGTCACCGGGATGGACCGGCAAGTGTCGGTGAACGAGCCGCTCACGATCGCCGGCGACGGCGTGATCACCCGGGTATATGAATGGCAGGATCCCTTCGTCACCATGGATGATGCCGGATTCGGCTTCAGCCAGCTCTCCCTCATCCACGACGAGGAGCATGTGGTCACCGCCTCCGGCAACTCCGCCATGGTCCACTTCCCCTTCACCGAGCCCCTGCTGCTCCAGGACAATGCGCGCTACCTCTTCTGCACCGTCACCAGCAACCCCACCGTGTTCTTCGGCTTCCATGAGCATGTCCACTATGGCCTGAATGAAGCGGTGTACGGCCAGCCCACCAGCCCGATCAGCAACGGAGGCAATTGGTTCATCGGCTTCACCGGCGGTCCGGTGGCGAGCTTGGGGCTGCGCACGGCGGACGCCGCTTCCATCGGGATTGAAGAGGCTGCATCGCCGCGGCTCAGCGCATACCCGAATCCGAGTGCAGGCATCTTCCAACTGATGATCGAATCCACCCAGCCGGTGCAGCTGATCGCCCGCGATGCGCTCGGGCGCGAGGTGCTGCGCCAACGCACAACCGCAGGCCGGGCCGTCGTTGATCTCACGGGCCGTCCCGCTGGCGTGTACATGCTCAGCATGCAGGGAAGCAGCGCTGCCCGCGCGCTGAGGCTGGTGGTGGAATAG